The Phragmitibacter flavus genome includes a region encoding these proteins:
- a CDS encoding diacylglycerol/lipid kinase family protein, with product MIGKRVVVILNRESGTMLALGPEVARDLLAEVFQRHGVEAEIQLLKGREIQGALEKARDGNADSVIVGGGDGTVASAATVMAGNDKPLGVLPLGTFNLAARDLGMPLDLEAAAEALITAPLGEADLLEVNGRMYFCVVVLGFYPVMALGQKEYHGNWMVKTFKTGWDVMRLLATYPPLDLVLHDGEKEFRCRTRFAALANNDYEDLMGLIPRRRSLDGGHLTVYVSRHRTRFGYVKSLVAWMMGRWRHDKEMTVFHASQLKISVKRKRRLAVMCDGEIEKLTTPFEVFLRPQALRVLAPRLAEPEAEVEPADEVAEMPEEGQQ from the coding sequence ATGATTGGCAAACGTGTGGTGGTGATTTTGAATCGGGAATCGGGGACGATGCTGGCGCTGGGGCCAGAGGTGGCGCGTGATCTTTTGGCGGAGGTTTTTCAGAGGCATGGGGTGGAGGCGGAGATTCAATTGTTGAAGGGACGCGAGATTCAGGGGGCGTTGGAGAAGGCTCGTGATGGGAATGCGGATTCGGTGATCGTTGGTGGCGGGGATGGGACGGTGGCTTCGGCAGCGACGGTGATGGCGGGGAATGACAAGCCGCTGGGGGTGTTGCCGTTGGGGACGTTCAATCTGGCGGCGCGTGACTTGGGGATGCCGTTGGATCTCGAAGCGGCAGCCGAAGCGTTGATCACGGCACCGTTGGGAGAGGCGGATCTTTTGGAAGTGAACGGACGGATGTATTTTTGCGTGGTGGTGCTGGGTTTTTATCCGGTGATGGCGCTGGGTCAGAAGGAGTATCATGGCAACTGGATGGTGAAGACGTTCAAAACGGGTTGGGATGTGATGCGCTTGCTGGCGACGTATCCTCCGCTGGACCTGGTGCTGCATGATGGGGAGAAGGAGTTTCGCTGTCGGACCCGGTTTGCGGCGTTGGCGAACAATGACTATGAGGATTTGATGGGATTGATTCCTCGTCGGCGCAGTCTGGATGGAGGGCATTTGACGGTGTATGTGTCGAGGCACCGGACGCGGTTTGGATATGTTAAATCGCTGGTGGCCTGGATGATGGGGCGCTGGAGGCATGACAAGGAGATGACGGTGTTTCATGCGTCGCAATTGAAAATTTCGGTGAAACGTAAGCGGCGTCTGGCGGTGATGTGTGATGGCGAAATTGAAAAACTGACGACGCCGTTTGAGGTGTTTCTGAGGCCGCAGGCGCTGCGGGTGCTGGCTCCAAGGTTGGCGGAGCCTGAGGCTGAAGTGGAGCCAGCGGATGAGGTTGCGGAGATGCCGGAGGAAGGACAGCAATAG
- a CDS encoding DUF1552 domain-containing protein produces the protein MNIPNFNFQRRLSRRTLLRGAGISLALPLLDAMTPAFAAVPQVKKAKRFVGVSLALGLHNPYLVPETSGRQYVPSRYLNSLQDIREEFSVVSGSSHPGVSGGHTAEGSIFSACPNQSGATSRNSISIDQLMAKHLGHETRFPSLVMNTSRQASPSYTENGSMIPAQHHAMGLFTKLFVNDSVTEQARQAELIRRGRSIMDVVGAEAKSLQRELGAGDRDKLDAWFTSVRDLEQRLVANEEWVNRPKPKVNMEPPTKMPRDNEVEVQRIFLDIAHLSLATDSTRFITLHVTGNSVSGIEGVEENYHGLSHHGMDDEKLDQLARVEQGVIDQWGAFLRKLKQDELLDDTMVLLTSNLGNASSHDNKNMPVLFAGGGFKHGQHLAFDGKNNYPLPNLYLSFLQRLGLEQEQFATSTGTMRGLEV, from the coding sequence ATGAATATTCCCAACTTTAACTTTCAGCGTCGGCTTTCGCGTCGGACCTTGTTGCGTGGTGCGGGCATCTCTCTGGCGTTGCCTTTGCTGGATGCGATGACTCCGGCTTTCGCGGCGGTGCCACAGGTCAAGAAGGCGAAGCGATTTGTGGGGGTGAGTCTGGCTTTAGGATTGCACAATCCGTATCTGGTTCCTGAGACGAGCGGGAGGCAGTATGTGCCGTCGCGGTATTTGAATTCGTTGCAGGACATTCGCGAGGAGTTCTCGGTGGTTTCAGGTTCCTCGCATCCTGGCGTGTCGGGGGGGCACACGGCGGAAGGGAGCATTTTTTCGGCGTGTCCGAATCAGAGTGGGGCGACCTCGCGCAACAGCATTTCCATTGATCAATTGATGGCGAAACATCTGGGGCATGAGACGAGGTTTCCATCGTTGGTGATGAATACTTCGCGTCAGGCGAGTCCGTCTTATACGGAGAATGGGTCGATGATTCCAGCGCAGCATCATGCGATGGGTTTGTTTACGAAGTTGTTCGTGAATGACAGTGTGACGGAACAGGCGCGTCAGGCGGAGTTGATCCGGCGTGGTCGCAGCATCATGGATGTGGTGGGGGCGGAGGCGAAGAGTTTGCAGCGGGAGTTGGGCGCAGGGGATCGGGACAAGCTGGATGCGTGGTTTACCAGTGTGCGTGATCTGGAACAGCGGTTGGTGGCGAATGAGGAGTGGGTCAATCGTCCGAAACCCAAGGTGAACATGGAGCCTCCGACGAAGATGCCGCGTGACAATGAGGTGGAGGTGCAGCGGATCTTTCTTGATATCGCGCATCTGTCGCTGGCGACGGATTCAACGCGTTTCATCACGCTGCATGTGACGGGGAATTCGGTGTCGGGGATTGAGGGAGTGGAGGAGAATTACCATGGCCTGAGTCATCACGGCATGGATGATGAGAAGCTGGATCAGCTGGCACGGGTGGAACAGGGCGTGATTGACCAGTGGGGGGCGTTTTTGCGCAAGCTGAAGCAGGACGAGTTGTTGGACGACACGATGGTGTTGCTGACTTCGAATTTGGGCAATGCGTCATCGCATGATAACAAAAACATGCCGGTGTTGTTTGCAGGGGGTGGGTTCAAGCATGGTCAGCATCTGGCGTTTGATGGGAAGAACAACTATCCGTTGCCGAATTTGTATTTGAGCTTTTTGCAGCGGTTGGGATTGGAGCAGGAGCAGTTTGCGACCAGCACGGGGACGATGCGGGGATTGGAGGTTTGA
- a CDS encoding PVC-type heme-binding CxxCH protein, whose protein sequence is MKWLRWVFVMVPVLAMALEVPVKVSREGAWSVEESRLAFEIDGSYEVELVAAEPLVTDPVEVCWDEKGRCFVAEMRGYPLGPGEGKEPLSRGQQLMGDDGDGRDDRAVTFADKLDHVQGILPHDGGLIATTRTQILFLKDEDGDGVAEVRRPLIEGFNPSQSQLQVSSPRWGLDNRVYFNNGLDTKEVYPSEEEGKKVNLARTNFCWDPVTGEIKPVTGFGQFGAGFDDWGRYYTSSNRSPVMMAVMHFNAVKRNPHAGITQGWEDIAPSGAESRIYPLQVTHTTADAHAGTHTSACGLGVYRGDLMPELRGEIFVCDPTGQLVVRYHPEPNGASVKATRVGDRKEFLRSRDEWCRPVNVTTGPDGALYVCDMYRRYIDHARFFPESFLKENDIRQGENEGRIWRIKPKGAKVRKIEALPTDREALVKMLGHQNAWQRETARRILVSPLLKRPPEHKARVQMLEIAEISDDVVKITEAQIAVRARALAENVGDEWMLKAVLSASVKSSGWVLRQFFDDDGMSKGNGYSPDLAEIVRALVVSSVGNAHADDVKNLLSLLDRDKGQLLWWKPALLQGMAQGLPRSGGKLGVGSLKGFMEKPPAGHEKVAAEMVVLMKLADEVLVSKDASLEMRLACLPLLGQRAWEEAEEVLRVLLASGERVPVREGALGLLKGFPVEKTAPLLYELLPSLGPEARREVVTQLTGGKMVMDFFGRIERGEISAAVVEAETRWRYLHSANAEHKALAEKIFGKVDGDRTAVMERYAKALAKPGDAEKGKQVFMGVCMACHRFGGVGLEVGPDISDVRAKTPEALLSDVLDPNRMVEARWSAYQVEASDGRTLAGILVSETDDGVTLRMPGGVLDTVQRRDIKSMKSLDQSLMPAGLEGVITPEQMADLFAYLFGRTVGE, encoded by the coding sequence ATGAAATGGCTTCGATGGGTTTTTGTGATGGTTCCTGTGCTGGCGATGGCGTTGGAGGTGCCGGTGAAGGTGAGTCGTGAGGGGGCGTGGTCGGTGGAGGAGTCGAGGTTGGCGTTTGAAATCGATGGTTCGTATGAAGTAGAACTGGTGGCGGCGGAACCATTGGTTACGGATCCGGTGGAGGTGTGCTGGGATGAGAAGGGTCGATGTTTTGTGGCGGAGATGCGGGGCTATCCATTGGGGCCGGGCGAGGGGAAGGAGCCGTTGTCGCGGGGGCAGCAGTTGATGGGTGATGATGGGGATGGCAGGGATGACCGGGCGGTGACCTTTGCGGACAAGCTGGATCATGTGCAGGGGATATTGCCGCACGATGGGGGGTTGATCGCCACGACGCGGACGCAGATTTTGTTTTTGAAGGATGAGGATGGCGATGGGGTGGCGGAGGTTCGCAGGCCGTTGATCGAGGGGTTCAATCCGAGTCAGTCGCAGTTGCAGGTTTCGTCGCCGAGATGGGGATTGGACAATCGGGTGTATTTCAACAACGGGCTGGATACGAAGGAGGTTTATCCGAGTGAGGAGGAGGGGAAGAAGGTGAACCTGGCGAGGACGAATTTTTGCTGGGATCCAGTGACGGGGGAGATCAAGCCGGTGACGGGATTCGGACAGTTCGGGGCGGGTTTTGATGATTGGGGAAGGTATTACACAAGTTCGAATCGGAGTCCGGTGATGATGGCGGTGATGCATTTCAATGCGGTGAAGCGGAATCCGCATGCGGGGATCACGCAGGGTTGGGAGGACATCGCACCAAGCGGGGCGGAGTCGCGAATTTATCCATTGCAGGTGACGCATACCACCGCAGATGCGCATGCGGGGACGCATACCTCGGCGTGTGGGTTGGGGGTTTATCGCGGGGATTTGATGCCGGAATTACGCGGGGAGATTTTTGTTTGTGATCCGACGGGGCAGTTGGTGGTGAGGTATCATCCAGAGCCGAACGGAGCGAGCGTGAAGGCGACTCGAGTGGGGGATCGGAAGGAATTTTTGCGGAGCCGGGATGAGTGGTGTCGGCCGGTGAATGTGACGACGGGGCCGGATGGGGCGCTTTATGTTTGCGACATGTATCGGCGGTATATTGATCATGCGCGGTTTTTTCCAGAGTCGTTTTTGAAGGAGAACGACATTCGGCAGGGGGAGAACGAGGGGCGGATCTGGAGGATCAAACCGAAGGGGGCGAAGGTGCGGAAGATTGAAGCGCTGCCGACTGACAGAGAAGCACTCGTGAAGATGCTGGGGCATCAGAATGCGTGGCAGCGGGAGACGGCGCGCAGGATATTGGTCAGTCCATTGCTTAAACGGCCCCCAGAGCACAAGGCGAGAGTTCAGATGTTGGAGATCGCCGAGATAAGTGATGATGTGGTGAAGATCACGGAGGCGCAGATCGCGGTGCGAGCCAGGGCACTGGCTGAGAATGTGGGTGACGAGTGGATGTTGAAGGCGGTGTTGAGCGCGAGTGTGAAGTCATCGGGATGGGTGTTGCGGCAATTCTTTGATGATGACGGGATGTCGAAGGGAAACGGCTATTCGCCTGATTTGGCTGAGATAGTGCGGGCATTGGTGGTGAGCAGCGTTGGGAATGCGCATGCAGATGATGTGAAAAACCTGTTGAGTTTGCTCGATCGGGACAAGGGCCAGTTGCTGTGGTGGAAGCCGGCGCTGTTGCAGGGAATGGCTCAAGGGTTGCCGAGGTCGGGGGGGAAATTGGGGGTTGGATCTTTGAAGGGGTTTATGGAGAAGCCTCCTGCGGGGCATGAGAAGGTGGCGGCGGAGATGGTGGTGTTGATGAAGCTGGCGGATGAAGTTTTGGTGAGCAAGGATGCTTCGCTGGAGATGCGGTTGGCGTGTTTGCCGTTGCTGGGGCAACGAGCCTGGGAGGAGGCGGAAGAAGTGTTGAGGGTGTTGCTGGCATCTGGGGAGAGGGTGCCGGTTCGCGAGGGGGCGCTGGGATTGTTGAAGGGGTTTCCGGTCGAGAAGACGGCACCGTTGCTTTATGAGTTGCTGCCGTCGTTGGGGCCGGAGGCCAGGCGTGAGGTGGTGACGCAGTTGACTGGCGGGAAGATGGTGATGGACTTTTTTGGGAGGATCGAGCGAGGCGAGATTTCAGCGGCAGTGGTGGAGGCGGAGACGAGGTGGCGGTATTTGCATTCGGCGAATGCGGAGCACAAGGCGCTGGCGGAGAAGATATTTGGGAAGGTCGATGGGGATCGGACAGCGGTGATGGAACGTTATGCGAAGGCGCTGGCGAAGCCGGGGGATGCGGAGAAAGGGAAGCAGGTGTTCATGGGGGTTTGCATGGCCTGTCACCGCTTTGGCGGAGTGGGGCTTGAGGTGGGGCCGGACATTTCGGATGTGCGGGCAAAGACGCCGGAGGCGTTGTTGAGTGATGTGTTGGATCCGAACCGGATGGTGGAAGCGCGTTGGAGTGCGTATCAGGTGGAGGCGAGCGATGGCCGGACGCTGGCAGGCATTTTGGTCAGCGAGACGGATGACGGCGTGACGTTGAGGATGCCGGGGGGAGTTCTCGACACCGTGCAGAGGCGCGACATCAAGTCGATGAAGAGCCTTGATCAGTCGCTGATGCCAGCGGGACTGGAGGGGGTAATCACGCCGGAGCAAATGGCGGATTTGTTCGCGTATTTGTTTGGGCGAACGGTGGGGGAATGA
- a CDS encoding CopG family antitoxin, whose amino-acid sequence MKTIRTWSELPSFENEDLEAAFWIEHQLDVRLMQSSIHRPDVRESTTITLRFDPRMLSRIKRIARRRYLNYQSMIKQWLSERLENELRD is encoded by the coding sequence ATGAAAACCATCCGCACCTGGAGTGAGCTCCCCTCCTTCGAAAACGAGGACCTCGAAGCCGCTTTCTGGATCGAACATCAACTTGATGTCCGTCTCATGCAAAGCTCCATCCACCGCCCTGATGTGCGTGAATCCACCACCATCACCCTGCGCTTCGACCCCCGCATGCTCTCAAGGATCAAGCGCATCGCCCGCCGCCGCTATTTGAACTATCAGAGCATGATTAAACAATGGCTCAGCGAACGCCTCGAAAACGAACTTCGCGATTAA
- a CDS encoding BrnT family toxin, translating to MDFDWIDPPFDLANLPPKDIEESFEDPFALKFLPDSEGVDSRNARYFSLGKSLAGRGIFSVFWTDGKRYRIIAARNMSAEEEHFYQRKKSEEL from the coding sequence ATGGACTTTGACTGGATAGACCCACCCTTCGACCTCGCCAACCTTCCTCCCAAGGACATTGAGGAATCTTTCGAAGACCCCTTCGCCCTAAAATTTCTGCCCGACAGCGAAGGCGTCGACTCCCGCAACGCCCGTTATTTTTCCCTCGGCAAATCCCTCGCCGGACGCGGCATCTTCAGCGTCTTCTGGACCGACGGCAAACGCTACCGCATCATCGCCGCCCGCAACATGTCCGCCGAAGAAGAGCATTTTTATCAGCGCAAAAAGTCCGAAGAACTTTAA
- a CDS encoding metallophosphoesterase family protein, with protein sequence MRLVHLSDLHFGAVESGRPDSLREAVEALKPDLMVMSGDLSQRGTEEELREGKAFLDSLPQPLLVVPGNHDIPHGHHLWARFNETWKIYREVVSEELEPFWQNEEIAVIGVNSVRRGGWYLDWSRGHVSRSQLRRIELWAAGLPEHLLRVMVVHHPPAAPPQGTRRHLMDKRRSLFTALNRAGIDLMMCGHFHMSYAVPLALPGMFSRSAVLSVTSTATSHRLQGEPNGFHVIDVKSDWMEVQAWTWGEAGYAISREWRFARDENRNWAGVE encoded by the coding sequence ATGCGTTTGGTGCACCTGTCAGATTTGCATTTTGGGGCGGTGGAGTCGGGTCGGCCAGATTCGCTGCGTGAAGCTGTGGAAGCGTTGAAGCCGGATTTGATGGTGATGAGCGGGGACTTGTCGCAGCGTGGCACGGAGGAGGAATTGCGTGAGGGGAAGGCTTTTTTGGATTCACTGCCGCAGCCATTGCTGGTGGTTCCGGGAAATCATGACATTCCGCATGGGCATCATCTGTGGGCGCGTTTTAATGAGACGTGGAAGATCTACCGGGAGGTGGTGAGCGAGGAGCTGGAGCCGTTTTGGCAGAATGAGGAGATTGCGGTGATTGGCGTCAATTCGGTGCGGCGCGGTGGGTGGTATCTGGACTGGTCGCGCGGACATGTGTCGAGGTCGCAGTTGCGTCGGATCGAGCTTTGGGCGGCGGGATTGCCGGAGCATTTGTTGAGGGTGATGGTGGTGCATCATCCGCCTGCGGCACCTCCGCAGGGGACGAGGCGGCATTTGATGGACAAGCGCCGCAGTCTATTCACGGCGCTGAACCGGGCGGGGATTGATTTGATGATGTGCGGTCATTTTCACATGAGTTATGCGGTGCCGCTGGCATTGCCGGGGATGTTTTCCAGAAGTGCGGTGTTGTCGGTGACTTCAACGGCGACGTCGCATCGGTTGCAGGGGGAGCCGAATGGGTTTCATGTGATTGATGTGAAGTCGGACTGGATGGAGGTGCAGGCGTGGACCTGGGGTGAAGCGGGGTATGCGATCAGCAGGGAGTGGCGGTTTGCGCGGGATGAGAATCGGAACTGGGCGGGGGTTGAGTGA
- a CDS encoding VOC family protein: MVSKLLHTRYRVEDLEKTISFYKDVLGLEEVRRHKSPRGSELVFLKAPESEELIEITHYPASGPVTVGPDLTHLAFQVEDLEAFAKHAASKGYPLSDGPTQSSSGVFAFIDAPEGYEIELIQRNS; encoded by the coding sequence ATGGTTTCCAAACTTTTGCACACCCGATACCGCGTCGAAGACCTGGAGAAAACCATCTCCTTCTACAAAGACGTCCTCGGGCTTGAGGAAGTCAGACGTCACAAATCCCCTCGCGGCTCCGAACTCGTTTTCCTCAAAGCACCCGAAAGCGAAGAACTCATCGAAATCACCCACTATCCTGCCAGCGGCCCTGTCACCGTAGGCCCCGACCTCACCCACCTCGCCTTTCAAGTAGAAGACCTCGAAGCCTTCGCCAAACACGCCGCCTCCAAGGGTTACCCCCTCAGCGACGGCCCCACGCAAAGCTCCAGCGGCGTCTTCGCCTTCATCGACGCTCCGGAAGGTTACGAAATCGAACTCATCCAGCGCAACTCCTAG